In the Sarcophilus harrisii chromosome 3, mSarHar1.11, whole genome shotgun sequence genome, one interval contains:
- the LOC100930955 gene encoding phospholipase A2, membrane associated-like, whose amino-acid sequence MLLTENFFFLPSGQEVCAFYPSAFKMKTFLLLAVLMTYGPFQVQGSLKQLQDIIQKLTGKNALVNYGFYGCYCGLGGRGTPKDATDRCCAAHDCCYSRLVKNGCRPKMEKYNYTYHNDVITCGSGSKCQNQICSCDKTVAYCMLRNLRTYNTKYQSFPNLLCWGNKVQC is encoded by the exons ATGCTCTTGACTGagaactttttcttccttcccagtgGGCAGGAGGTTTGTGCTTTCTACCCCAGTGCCTTCAAAATGAAGACTTTCCTCCTGCTGGCTGTATTGATGACCTATG GCCCATTTCAAGTACAGGGAAGCTTGAAGCAACTGCAGGATATAATTCAGAAGCTGACAGGGAAGAATGCCCTGGTTAATTATGGCTTCTATGGCTGCTACTGTGGCTTAGGGGGGCGGGGGACCCCCAAAGATGCCACTGACAG GTGCTGTGCAGCCCATGACTGCTGCTACTCAAGACTGGTGAAGAATGGCTGCCGCCCCAAAATGGAGAAATACAATTACACCTATCATAATGATGTCATCACTTGTG GGTCTGGAAGCAAGTGCCAAAATCAGATCTGCTCCTGTGATAAAACTGTTGCATACTGCATGCTGAGAAATTTAAGAACCTACAATACCAAATATCAAAGCTTTCCCAATCTCTTGTGTTGGGGGAATAAGGTCCAGTGCTGA
- the LOC116422136 gene encoding phospholipase A2, membrane associated-like, translating into MELLCLEDQLDSKALQWTDLTKKQLTASGAQKIRRHLSKSENLFEVQGDAGQFLRMIRKITGKRLFYPYGFTKCQCKDQDKRTTDRCCSAHDCCYLKLKKKGCKPKRLKYHYVIQAQSVLCGNGNKCQKKVCACDKAAAYCMKKNVKNYQAI; encoded by the exons ATGGAGCTTCTCTGCCTTGAGGACCAATTAGACTCAAAAGCACTTCAGTGGACAGATTTAACCAAGAAACAGCTAACGGCATCTGGAGCCCAAAAGATCAGAAGACATTTGTCCAAGTCAGAGA ACTTATTTGAGGTTCAAGGGGACGCAGGACAATTCTTAAGGATGATAAGAAAAATCACGGGAAAGAGGTTATTTTATCCTTATGGCTTCACTAAATGCCAATGTAAAGATCAAGATAAAAGAACTACTGACAG GTGCTGTTCTGCCCATGACTGCTGCTATTTAAAGCTGAAGAAGAAAGGCTGCAAACCCAAAAGATTGAAATACCATTATGTAATCCAAGCTCAATCCGTCCTCTGTG GGAATGGGAACAAATGTCAGAAGAAAGTCTGTGCCTGTGATAAAGCAGCTGCCTACTgtatgaagaaaaatgtgaaaaattaccAGGCTATTTAA